The nucleotide sequence TAAACCATAGACCGGATTATGGCAATAGGAAAAGGAATCAACGATTCAAGAAACTATGGATGATAGAAAAACACTAGACAGACAGGGCAGGTCTCAGATGCATACGCTACAAAGCAGACACACGAAAACGCAGAGCTCACTGAAAGAGCAGGGCAAACTAATTCCAACGTTACGAGAATAACAGGGAAGGTAAACCATAAACCAAACGATAGCATAGGAAATGGAACTGTGAATCAAGAACCGAACCTCTTGCCTGATCTGGTTTCCTTCTTTCATATACATGCATGTATAAGTTTTTGCCACAAACAAGCACCAATGCGGGGTAAATATTCATCCATCAGGAAACAGAAAAAACTATATCTCAGACCATATGTAAACCCCTCCTCTACTTCCACTTATCTCGCGATGAATAAAGCTGTAGGAACTTGCTAAGAGCTGACCGTGGAAACCATTTCGTATTCGCTCGACGGCTTCCGTCTCTtggagcagaggaagaaggcgcCCCCAAGCCACTGCTGAAAGAAGAGGAGCGTGGCCAGCAGGACCACCCCACAAGGTATGACGATGTCCCACGCGAGGCTGAAGAGGTCGTCGCGAGAGCTCGCGTAGATGTAGGATGGCCTCATGCTGCGCACAAAGTGATGGGTCCTGTATGCATCGTATGCATGAGGCAGCGCACGCAGCATGGTGCCCCCAATGTAAAACACAGGGGAAAGCGCTCTGACTTTAGAAGCTGAGAACACATTCAGGATGACCTGGGGGAGCAGGAACCCATCGAGCAATAAGCCCCCGTAAGGGACAATGTCCTCCCAGAATGTATGTCGTGACGGCATGAGGCGAGCAATTTGCCTCATCATCCTTCTGCTATGGTTGGTTCTCATGTGCACAATCGCTGTTATAACTCCACCTATGATGTACAGCGGCAAGCACACCCAGAGCACTTTCCTCTCTGCAGCCCATGCCTCGTGTTTGCTTCCATCCACAGAAGACCGTGCAGACCATGCCAACTGAAGAAGGCGCAGCTGCAGCAGAAACGTCGCCATTGTGATGATTCGCACCATGACCTCATTCACCTCAAGCCAACCACCACCGGAGAAGGGAACAGTCTGTTTGTTGCTGTGCTTGAAAAGAGCCTCAAAGTTGAGCACAAGAGGGGTCATGTAACCCAGCGCGAGCACGACAAGCATAGTGATTGACATAGCAGGGAGCGCTTCAGGGACCTTCTTGACATGGAACAGCTGCACAGCAATGAAGGCACACGACAGAGTCATTGAGACGAGGGCCATGATGCTTTCCAAGTCCATTCGCCATATTGATTCTTCCACTTGGCCTATGTACATCCCATATGAATCAATGTCCAGCGTTTCAAAGAAAAGAGGGTCGGTCTTGCCCCTCAAGCTTATAATTTTCCCCTGGACATGTTGTGCTGCTTTCGCATCCAGACTAGCAAAGTGAGCCGTTATCAGAATCTTACAGTCTGAGGAGGAGACATTAACCCGTCGACATGCAATCAGGCACAAGGAGCCTGTCTCGGTGTCATAAACACCTTCCGCCGAGATCTGTTGCCGCTGAAATGTTGCTTGTGACCAACGCCCGACATAGCGGATATTGTAGCTGACATTAAGTAACCTCTGCTTCGTCTCCAGCACTGCAGGGCGAGTGGAAAGGTCTGTGAGCACAAAAGAGCTCCCATCAGACAACATGGATCCGATTGTGATCGGCGATGCGTACCCAGAACCACCCCATTTCTGCAAGTTGAACCGGAACGCCAAGTCTAGATACGAATTTCTATCTGGGAACTTGCCCTTCCTCTTCTTGTTCAGGCCATACTGCTTGTAATACTTGGTTGCCTCATCAACCTTAGTGTAGTTGTACTTCAAACCCCCAAAGTTACCCCTAACCGCAGTTGAATATCCGGCAATGCCCTGGTCCCTTTTCAGGCTGGCGTTCCAGACCAACCCTGCAGAAAAGCTCCGTTCCTGGATCGACCACACTCCCGGGAACCAGAAGGTCATCCCAATCCCGCACTCACCGACCGCCAATTCCGCACGGGATGATCCTGAGTTTACCACATGGCATCCTTTCAAGCATAACCTGTTGGAATTGTGATCCCAGAAGCCCTCTGCCACAATCGCCTTCTCGGTGACCATGAAGTAATACCTGGAATAATCTGACATGTTGGAGAAGGCCACATAGACACGCACAGCGCCGTCGGCCGCGCAGTGCACCCTGTTGACGAACATGTGCGTCTGGTTGATCCCCAGCGAGGAGgcggccgcctcgccgccgttGCCGTAGTCCAGCCTAAACCCCGGCCTTAGCAGCGACCTGAGGCCGGGGCAGGTGAAGTTC is from Triticum aestivum cultivar Chinese Spring chromosome 1B, IWGSC CS RefSeq v2.1, whole genome shotgun sequence and encodes:
- the LOC123145112 gene encoding uncharacterized protein; this encodes MAPPLLLLLLLLLIRAAGTSSAPAPPSYSAHCPAPPAVPDLPAGAGLASPSAAPAPALQLSTGYFSGGGDLLFGPDGASRLPRSFALLPTSVLPTADASVLRVAATLSFSGGGGRGNRNGIWPTGRNRRLFEYDGQQHRLRPRLPRFVGRRGSLVFDLHGYYSSASGGLCMVGSGSGRAADGRPVALLAAVLRLRFPRPANLSSLFVTGRLESTGPGPGVAFEPVSLLAYAEEGYAYAESASCPRPPADGRDVRQLFGGRNFTCPGLRSLLRPGFRLDYGNGGEAAASSLGINQTHMFVNRVHCAADGAVRVYVAFSNMSDYSRYYFMVTEKAIVAEGFWDHNSNRLCLKGCHVVNSGSSRAELAVGECGIGMTFWFPGVWSIQERSFSAGLVWNASLKRDQGIAGYSTAVRGNFGGLKYNYTKVDEATKYYKQYGLNKKRKGKFPDRNSYLDLAFRFNLQKWGGSGYASPITIGSMLSDGSSFVLTDLSTRPAVLETKQRLLNVSYNIRYVGRWSQATFQRQQISAEGVYDTETGSLCLIACRRVNVSSSDCKILITAHFASLDAKAAQHVQGKIISLRGKTDPLFFETLDIDSYGMYIGQVEESIWRMDLESIMALVSMTLSCAFIAVQLFHVKKVPEALPAMSITMLVVLALGYMTPLVLNFEALFKHSNKQTVPFSGGGWLEVNEVMVRIITMATFLLQLRLLQLAWSARSSVDGSKHEAWAAERKVLWVCLPLYIIGGVITAIVHMRTNHSRRMMRQIARLMPSRHTFWEDIVPYGGLLLDGFLLPQVILNVFSASKVRALSPVFYIGGTMLRALPHAYDAYRTHHFVRSMRPSYIYASSRDDLFSLAWDIVIPCGVVLLATLLFFQQWLGGAFFLCSKRRKPSSEYEMVSTVSS